One window of the Rufibacter radiotolerans genome contains the following:
- a CDS encoding STAS/SEC14 domain-containing protein, giving the protein MALTYFENEVVTLTYDDQYQLGIIETRGFLSSNEFREAITMAIRMLQEHQPVRWLADNRKMKAIRQADQEWFYEVAFPALQGSSIRRNATVVSEDIFNKMAVEQLLKRAYGLGDMALKEFESRDEALAWVLQPVE; this is encoded by the coding sequence ATGGCGCTTACCTATTTTGAGAATGAAGTGGTCACGCTCACCTATGATGACCAGTATCAGTTAGGCATTATTGAGACCAGGGGCTTTCTAAGCAGCAATGAGTTTAGAGAGGCTATTACCATGGCCATACGCATGCTACAGGAACACCAGCCGGTGCGCTGGCTGGCAGATAACCGCAAAATGAAAGCCATCAGGCAAGCCGACCAGGAATGGTTTTACGAGGTAGCCTTCCCTGCGCTCCAGGGCAGCTCCATCAGGAGAAACGCCACCGTGGTCTCTGAAGACATCTTCAATAAAATGGCGGTAGAACAGCTTTTAAAACGAGCCTACGGGTTAGGAGACATGGCACTCAAAGAATTTGAAAGCCGCGACGAAGCCTTGGCCTGGGTATTACAGCCTGTTGAATAG
- a CDS encoding sensor histidine kinase, translating to MLKSPSDIIPIILIGTAILLVLALFIVSFLFTYQKKQMLYLREKEQLRVNYEKAISESQLEVQEETLKYVGRELHDNIGQILSLIKMNLHDPANPDRVTVAKDLIGGAIQDVRSLSKNLNNDWADDIGLPQLIMLELEKIQRGGLIQTELFYDGFPCPLDSKKKLIVFRVFQESLNNILKHARATEITVQLHEKEPAESFYLEIADNGVGFDLQNAQLGSGLTNIRKRMEAIQGQVAVKSRVGSGTRTEIELSYHSATASAN from the coding sequence ATGCTTAAATCGCCGTCAGACATTATCCCAATAATCTTAATTGGTACCGCTATTCTGCTGGTGCTGGCGCTCTTCATTGTATCTTTTCTGTTTACCTACCAGAAAAAGCAAATGCTGTATCTGCGCGAGAAAGAGCAGTTGCGGGTCAATTATGAAAAGGCCATCTCAGAATCGCAGCTTGAGGTTCAGGAGGAAACCCTCAAGTACGTTGGGCGCGAGCTGCATGATAACATTGGGCAGATCTTGTCGTTAATTAAAATGAACCTGCATGACCCCGCTAACCCAGACCGGGTAACCGTGGCCAAAGACCTGATTGGCGGTGCCATACAAGATGTGCGGTCGCTGTCTAAGAACCTGAACAATGACTGGGCAGATGACATCGGCTTGCCGCAGTTGATTATGCTGGAATTGGAGAAAATACAAAGGGGCGGCTTAATCCAGACCGAACTGTTTTATGACGGCTTTCCGTGCCCCCTTGACAGCAAAAAGAAGCTGATTGTGTTCAGGGTATTTCAGGAGAGCCTCAATAACATCTTAAAACACGCCCGGGCTACCGAGATAACGGTGCAGTTGCATGAAAAAGAGCCGGCAGAATCTTTTTATTTAGAGATAGCAGACAACGGAGTTGGTTTTGACCTGCAGAACGCCCAACTTGGGTCAGGTTTAACCAACATTCGTAAGCGGATGGAGGCGATACAGGGGCAGGTAGCAGTGAAGTCAAGGGTAGGAAGCGGCACCCGCACGGAGATTGAGCTTTCTTACCACTCAGCCACCGCCAGTGCCAATTAA
- a CDS encoding response regulator transcription factor has product MIEVVIADDHKLFAQGLATVLNSDPALQVNGIFTDGKSMIDYLQQNAAQVALIDLNMPFFNGESTLKRLNELGIKLHKIVVTMYADEALVKTCLALGIDAYLLKDTEPNVVIETIKAVVAGTYVMEKELGTSHNNATADLFKDDFINSHKLSKREMEIVQLVVKGLTSAEIAETLFLSTFTVETHRRNIHQKLKVKNTAELVKIAMEQDMSQI; this is encoded by the coding sequence ATGATTGAAGTTGTAATTGCGGATGATCACAAGCTCTTTGCACAGGGTTTGGCAACTGTCCTCAACAGCGACCCAGCGTTGCAGGTGAACGGTATTTTCACAGATGGGAAGTCCATGATAGACTACCTGCAGCAGAATGCTGCCCAGGTGGCCCTCATTGACCTGAACATGCCTTTCTTCAATGGCGAGAGTACCCTTAAGCGCCTCAATGAGCTAGGCATCAAGCTCCATAAGATAGTAGTGACCATGTACGCAGATGAGGCGTTGGTCAAGACCTGCCTTGCCCTGGGCATTGACGCGTACCTACTCAAAGACACCGAGCCAAACGTAGTCATAGAAACCATAAAGGCGGTGGTGGCCGGCACGTACGTGATGGAGAAGGAGTTAGGCACCAGCCACAACAACGCCACGGCAGACCTTTTCAAAGACGATTTCATTAACTCGCATAAGCTCTCTAAGCGGGAGATGGAGATTGTGCAATTGGTGGTAAAAGGGCTTACCAGCGCTGAAATAGCCGAAACCCTCTTCCTCTCCACCTTCACGGTAGAAACTCACCGGCGCAACATCCACCAGAAGCTCAAAGTGAAAAACACGGCTGAGCTGGTGAAAATTGCCATGGAGCAGGACATGAGCCAGATATAA
- a CDS encoding Hsp20/alpha crystallin family protein, which produces MKLIKDKKFLQNIAQYIDLTNTVGGGVVQPQVKMTKRKREAILQVLLPGISLEQCQVMLDKNQLTVMALHQSEQQQALQIPLFNQGFLLPPFTDFGQVRVEYIGQELRVHIPYLPKGPRFLEIEQPE; this is translated from the coding sequence ATGAAACTGATAAAAGATAAGAAGTTCTTACAGAACATAGCGCAATATATAGACCTTACCAATACGGTAGGGGGCGGGGTGGTGCAGCCGCAGGTTAAAATGACCAAGCGTAAAAGAGAAGCCATTCTGCAGGTGTTGTTACCCGGCATCTCTCTGGAACAATGCCAGGTGATGCTGGATAAAAACCAGCTTACCGTAATGGCCTTACACCAGAGCGAGCAGCAGCAGGCCTTGCAGATACCTTTGTTTAACCAGGGTTTTCTGCTGCCCCCCTTCACAGACTTCGGTCAGGTGCGGGTGGAATATATAGGCCAGGAACTGCGGGTACACATACCGTATTTGCCTAAAGGGCCGCGCTTTCTGGAGATTGAACAACCAGAGTAA
- a CDS encoding Hsp20/alpha crystallin family protein — MAIQRYGSGFEDMMPQSFSTMLDKFFNESVNSRERLNKFNPQVDTCETENGYEIDVSLPGLKKEDISLDFQQGRLTISGERQFSNEKKEKRYHMIESQYGAFSRSFLLPDTVNAEKIEAVFEDGILHVTVPKDERKTTRHRIEVRSGAGQARQLDKNVGQKGGSLEESKLQGNGKEKAKASHK, encoded by the coding sequence ATGGCTATTCAACGTTATGGTAGCGGTTTTGAAGACATGATGCCGCAATCCTTTAGCACCATGCTAGACAAATTCTTTAATGAGTCTGTGAACAGCAGAGAACGGTTGAACAAGTTTAACCCGCAGGTAGACACCTGTGAAACCGAGAACGGGTATGAGATTGACGTGTCTTTGCCCGGCCTGAAAAAAGAAGACATCTCTCTGGATTTTCAGCAAGGGCGCCTTACCATTTCAGGCGAGCGCCAGTTCAGCAACGAGAAGAAAGAGAAGCGCTACCACATGATTGAGAGTCAGTACGGGGCCTTCAGCCGGTCCTTCCTGCTGCCAGACACAGTGAACGCTGAGAAAATTGAAGCTGTTTTTGAAGACGGAATCCTGCACGTGACCGTTCCTAAAGACGAGCGTAAAACCACGCGTCACCGCATTGAGGTGCGCAGCGGCGCCGGCCAGGCCCGGCAACTAGATAAAAACGTTGGCCAAAAGGGCGGCAGCCTGGAGGAGTCAAAGTTGCAGGGCAATGGCAAAGAGAAAGCAAAAGCCAGCCATAAATAA
- a CDS encoding SH3 domain-containing protein codes for MKRLFLIAALVLVQVMAVMAQGPTSRVNADKVKMYRQPDPKGEVMRLLNPEDEIIVMREQNRQWTLVQIDGEGGYVLTSYLKAKKGKKVTAAKLSQDGTKSARL; via the coding sequence ATGAAACGTTTATTTTTAATCGCCGCTTTAGTTTTAGTACAAGTAATGGCCGTAATGGCCCAAGGACCAACCAGCCGGGTTAATGCAGACAAAGTTAAAATGTACCGCCAGCCAGACCCAAAAGGAGAGGTAATGCGCCTACTGAACCCCGAAGACGAAATTATTGTGATGCGCGAGCAAAATCGTCAATGGACACTGGTGCAGATTGACGGCGAAGGAGGCTATGTGCTCACCTCTTACCTGAAAGCGAAAAAAGGCAAGAAGGTGACTGCCGCTAAACTTTCACAAGACGGTACCAAAAGCGCCAGACTTTAA
- a CDS encoding GNAT family N-acetyltransferase, with protein sequence MAQDLEIREITSLAEMLTCFPLIQFLNPNMEYPRYESLLRLMLPNNYRMVGAFQGTTCVALSGYWIGAKLYSGRYLEVDNFVVDEQYRSQRVGKQLLDWLTQEAEQNQCEMMMLDAYVVNNAAHKFYLREGFVIKGFHFLKRLA encoded by the coding sequence ATGGCGCAAGACCTAGAGATAAGAGAAATAACGTCGTTGGCCGAGATGCTGACTTGCTTCCCCTTGATTCAATTCCTTAACCCAAATATGGAGTACCCCCGCTATGAAAGCCTGCTCCGACTGATGCTGCCTAATAACTATAGAATGGTAGGCGCCTTTCAGGGAACCACCTGCGTAGCGCTTTCTGGCTACTGGATTGGCGCCAAGCTTTACAGCGGCAGATACCTGGAGGTAGACAATTTTGTGGTAGACGAGCAGTACCGGTCACAGCGGGTAGGAAAGCAGTTACTGGACTGGCTTACCCAAGAGGCCGAACAAAACCAATGTGAGATGATGATGCTGGATGCCTACGTGGTGAACAACGCCGCCCATAAATTTTACCTGCGGGAAGGGTTTGTGATCAAAGGCTTCCACTTTCTCAAGCGGCTAGCATAG
- a CDS encoding alpha/beta fold hydrolase: MPPLLLLHGALGAKDQFEPLLPLLPPSLPVFRLNLAGHGGEPFPEEGPFSIETFVDQLLAWLEAQDLGPVWVFGYSMGGYVALEAARREPARFAGIFTLATKFTWTPETALHEMAKLQPEVIAAKVPAFAQALQQRHAPQDWTQVVKQTAALMLELGQKPLLSPETFSQITVPVRIAVGDRDQMVTVEESLAAYRQLPQAQFQVLPATKHPLEQLDWPLLASALRHFFNYA; the protein is encoded by the coding sequence ATGCCACCACTGCTTTTGCTACATGGGGCGCTGGGCGCCAAAGACCAGTTTGAACCGCTGCTTCCGCTGCTCCCGCCCTCTTTGCCGGTATTCCGGCTAAACTTGGCGGGCCATGGCGGGGAGCCTTTCCCGGAGGAAGGTCCTTTCTCTATTGAAACGTTTGTGGACCAATTGCTGGCCTGGCTGGAAGCGCAAGACCTTGGGCCAGTTTGGGTGTTTGGCTATAGCATGGGCGGCTACGTAGCACTGGAAGCAGCCCGGCGAGAACCGGCGCGGTTTGCAGGTATCTTTACATTAGCCACCAAATTTACCTGGACCCCAGAAACAGCCCTGCACGAGATGGCCAAACTTCAGCCGGAAGTGATTGCCGCCAAAGTACCTGCCTTTGCCCAAGCCCTGCAACAGCGCCACGCCCCCCAGGATTGGACCCAGGTAGTAAAGCAGACCGCTGCTCTAATGCTGGAACTGGGCCAGAAACCTTTGCTTTCTCCTGAGACATTTAGCCAGATTACGGTGCCGGTACGTATTGCCGTAGGAGACAGAGACCAGATGGTAACTGTAGAGGAATCACTGGCTGCTTACCGCCAGTTGCCCCAGGCGCAGTTTCAGGTCTTGCCTGCCACCAAACACCCGCTAGAACAGCTTGACTGGCCTTTGCTGGCAAGCGCCCTGCGTCATTTTTTCAACTATGCGTAA
- a CDS encoding septal ring lytic transglycosylase RlpA family protein, which translates to MRKTFPLFRIPLYCLLAALAFFTTNCTSSAPAFGDRGYKETGKASYYSDKLKGNKMANGDRYQPGKLTAAHKKLPFGTKVKVTNPSNGKSVKVKITDRGPFTPGRIIDLSKSAAKRIDLEKAGVAPVQMKVLKKGAK; encoded by the coding sequence ATGCGTAAAACTTTCCCCCTTTTCAGAATTCCCCTGTATTGTCTTCTGGCAGCACTGGCGTTTTTCACCACCAATTGTACCTCCAGCGCCCCGGCCTTTGGCGATCGCGGGTATAAAGAAACGGGCAAGGCCTCTTATTACTCAGATAAGCTCAAGGGAAATAAGATGGCCAACGGTGACCGGTACCAACCGGGCAAGCTCACCGCCGCCCACAAGAAACTACCCTTCGGGACTAAGGTGAAGGTGACTAACCCCAGCAACGGAAAATCTGTGAAAGTGAAAATCACCGACCGCGGCCCATTCACCCCGGGCCGCATCATAGACCTCTCCAAATCGGCGGCCAAAAGGATTGACCTGGAAAAAGCCGGAGTGGCCCCCGTACAAATGAAAGTGCTTAAGAAAGGAGCAAAGTAG
- a CDS encoding 1-phosphofructokinase family hexose kinase, protein MKIITITINPALDKSTRIQKLAPEKKLRCEEPTYEPGGGGINVSRAIKKLGGESCAWYLSGGPAGERIGQLLKAEGVSYREFKCQNWTRENLMVFEVATGEQYRFGMPGPALAEPEWRQVLRALEELEETPEFVVASGSISPGMPGDFYAQIAALAVKKGFKLVVDTSGEALLKAAGAGIYMLKPNLNELAALAGKETINAKEQEELARQVIKEGKSEVLVVSLGPRGAMLATENGFEYVTPPTVKMESAVGAGDSMVGGMVLKLTEGWPLSDVIKYGVATGTATTMTPGSELCRKADVEEIYHWLKSH, encoded by the coding sequence ATGAAGATCATCACCATTACCATCAACCCGGCCCTGGACAAAAGCACCCGAATCCAGAAGCTGGCCCCAGAGAAAAAACTACGCTGCGAAGAACCTACCTATGAACCGGGCGGCGGCGGCATCAACGTGTCACGGGCCATCAAGAAGCTGGGCGGCGAGTCGTGTGCCTGGTACCTGTCGGGCGGGCCTGCCGGCGAGCGCATTGGGCAGCTGTTGAAAGCCGAAGGAGTGAGCTACCGTGAATTCAAGTGCCAGAACTGGACCCGCGAGAACCTGATGGTGTTTGAGGTGGCTACCGGGGAGCAGTACCGCTTTGGTATGCCCGGCCCGGCCTTAGCTGAACCAGAATGGCGGCAGGTACTGCGGGCGCTGGAAGAACTGGAGGAGACCCCGGAGTTTGTGGTGGCCAGCGGCAGCATCTCGCCGGGCATGCCCGGCGATTTCTACGCCCAGATTGCCGCCCTGGCAGTGAAGAAAGGCTTTAAGCTGGTGGTAGACACCTCGGGAGAGGCTTTACTGAAGGCCGCCGGGGCCGGAATTTATATGCTTAAGCCCAACCTAAATGAACTGGCGGCGCTGGCCGGCAAAGAGACCATTAACGCCAAAGAGCAGGAAGAACTAGCCCGCCAGGTGATCAAAGAAGGCAAAAGTGAAGTGCTGGTGGTCTCCCTGGGGCCCAGAGGTGCCATGTTAGCTACGGAGAACGGGTTTGAGTACGTGACCCCGCCTACGGTGAAGATGGAAAGCGCGGTAGGTGCCGGTGACAGCATGGTAGGTGGCATGGTCCTGAAATTGACCGAAGGCTGGCCGCTCTCAGATGTGATCAAATATGGCGTGGCCACTGGTACCGCTACTACTATGACGCCTGGCTCAGAACTGTGCCGCAAAGCAGACGTGGAAGAAATTTACCACTGGCTGAAATCGCATTAA
- a CDS encoding M13 family metallopeptidase, protein MIKRTSKFSEIALLATGALLAVGCSKSMTTEQKPAAEVAVATVPQEETTLRSGILKANMDPTVNPGYNFTAYVNGGWVNKTEIPADKSSYGAMHILNDKAQENVKAIIEASSAGKFAQGSDEQKIGDLYGAYLNTKVRDSIGLKPLQAEMQKIEAIKNHKDLARYFAYANKYGITSPFSIGVTEDFKKPTQYMLLTWQGGLGLPEREYYFKEDAKSKEIRAKYVDHISKMLTLAGIAKGKEKASQIMALETKMAAKHMKKEDTRNIAALYNKYAIKKVNTLMPDFDLTGYLQEAGINGQDSLVVTQVAYMKAVNDIIKTTPINTWKTYLQWALVNNSATILTTSLDQQNFEFYNKTLSGQQKQQPQWRRAVGVVNGNLGEIVGKVYVKQHFPPQAKERMQVLVDNLIKAYASSIKELDWMTEDTKKQALDKLNKFTPKIGYPDKWRDYSALQIAKNDLYGNMKRATAFEYQRNVNKLGKPVDRSEWGMTPQTVNAYYNPPLNEIVFPAAILQPPYFDMDAEDAVNYGGIGAVIGHEIGHGFDDQGSTFDGNGVMRNWWTEKDQQEFKKRTNALVAQYNEFKVFDDLNVNGAFTLGENIGDLGGLSIALKAYNNSLNGKPAPVLDGFTGTQRVFIGWGQAWLSKAREEALRNQVSTDPHSPAKFRVNGVVRNVPEFYTAFNVKPTDSLYLAPEKRVKIW, encoded by the coding sequence ATGATAAAACGAACTAGTAAATTTTCAGAAATTGCCTTGCTGGCCACGGGCGCGCTGTTGGCCGTTGGCTGTAGTAAGTCTATGACCACCGAGCAGAAACCTGCGGCTGAGGTGGCAGTAGCCACCGTTCCACAGGAAGAGACAACTCTGCGCTCAGGTATCCTGAAGGCCAATATGGACCCTACCGTTAATCCCGGGTACAACTTCACGGCCTACGTGAACGGCGGCTGGGTGAACAAAACCGAGATTCCCGCCGATAAGTCCTCCTATGGGGCCATGCATATCCTTAATGACAAAGCACAGGAAAATGTAAAAGCCATTATTGAGGCCTCGTCGGCAGGCAAATTCGCCCAAGGTTCTGATGAGCAGAAGATAGGCGATCTGTATGGGGCATACCTCAACACTAAGGTGCGGGACTCTATTGGACTGAAGCCTTTGCAGGCGGAGATGCAGAAGATTGAGGCTATCAAAAACCACAAAGACCTGGCCCGTTACTTTGCCTACGCCAACAAATACGGCATCACCTCTCCGTTCAGCATTGGCGTGACTGAAGACTTCAAGAAACCTACGCAATACATGCTTTTGACCTGGCAGGGCGGACTGGGCTTACCGGAGCGCGAGTATTACTTTAAGGAAGATGCCAAGTCCAAAGAGATCAGGGCCAAGTACGTAGACCACATCAGTAAGATGCTCACGCTGGCGGGCATCGCCAAGGGTAAGGAGAAAGCCAGCCAGATCATGGCGCTGGAGACCAAGATGGCAGCCAAGCACATGAAGAAGGAAGACACCCGCAACATTGCGGCGCTGTACAACAAATACGCCATTAAGAAGGTGAACACCTTAATGCCAGATTTTGACCTGACCGGCTATCTGCAGGAAGCAGGAATCAACGGGCAAGACAGCCTGGTGGTGACCCAGGTGGCATACATGAAAGCCGTCAACGACATCATCAAAACCACTCCCATCAATACATGGAAAACCTATTTGCAGTGGGCCCTGGTAAATAATTCGGCCACTATCCTGACCACTTCCCTAGACCAGCAGAACTTTGAGTTCTACAACAAAACCCTGTCTGGCCAGCAGAAGCAGCAGCCGCAGTGGCGCCGCGCGGTAGGCGTAGTGAACGGCAACCTGGGCGAGATTGTAGGCAAAGTCTACGTGAAGCAACACTTCCCGCCACAGGCCAAAGAACGCATGCAGGTGCTGGTAGATAATCTGATCAAAGCCTATGCCAGCAGCATTAAGGAACTGGACTGGATGACCGAGGACACCAAGAAGCAGGCCCTGGACAAGCTGAACAAATTCACTCCTAAGATTGGCTACCCAGACAAATGGCGTGATTACTCGGCGCTGCAGATTGCCAAGAATGACCTGTACGGCAACATGAAACGCGCCACGGCCTTTGAGTACCAGCGCAACGTGAACAAACTGGGCAAACCCGTAGACCGCTCTGAGTGGGGCATGACCCCGCAAACCGTGAACGCCTACTACAACCCACCATTGAACGAGATTGTGTTCCCGGCCGCCATTCTGCAGCCTCCTTACTTTGACATGGACGCCGAAGATGCCGTGAACTACGGTGGTATTGGCGCCGTGATTGGCCACGAGATTGGCCATGGTTTTGACGACCAGGGAAGCACCTTTGACGGCAACGGCGTGATGCGCAACTGGTGGACCGAAAAAGACCAGCAGGAATTCAAGAAACGTACTAATGCACTGGTAGCCCAGTACAATGAGTTTAAAGTGTTTGATGACCTGAACGTGAACGGTGCCTTTACCTTAGGTGAGAACATTGGAGACCTGGGTGGCTTGAGCATCGCGCTAAAAGCCTACAACAACAGCCTGAACGGCAAGCCAGCCCCGGTGCTGGATGGCTTTACAGGCACGCAGCGCGTATTCATTGGCTGGGGACAAGCCTGGCTGAGCAAAGCCCGCGAGGAGGCCCTGCGCAACCAGGTGTCCACAGACCCGCACTCACCGGCTAAGTTTAGGGTAAACGGCGTGGTACGCAACGTGCCTGAGTTCTACACCGCCTTCAACGTAAAACCAACCGACTCCCTGTATCTGGCCCCTGAGAAGAGAGTGAAGATCTGGTAG
- the nagA gene encoding N-acetylglucosamine-6-phosphate deacetylase, with translation MRFALTNGTIYSGYTTAQGYAVLFEDGKILDLVQADEIPEDATVLDAQGGIICPGFVDLQVNGGGGVYFTQYPTQESLNTIKDAHLQFGTTSFLPTVISAFQDRILETIAAVRQAMQEDPNTYLGMHLEGPFFSPEKPGAHDTACIRTATHEELDVLLEAGYDVIKYLTLAPECVEESILQRLAQTGIVLSAGHSMATFDQALQFFQQGITSVTHLYNAMSGIDTKQPGLAAATLDYGQAWTSIIVDGEHCHPYAVRLAKKMLGQKLHLVSDCAACVGSDIPFTDFGNFKAYYRNGRCETEDGRLAGSALTMLQAVQNTVKMVGLELDEALRMATLYPAQVLNMEDRIGQLVPGAVANLLVLNQELELQQVWVDGEAVTLQKKQ, from the coding sequence ATGCGCTTCGCTCTTACCAACGGCACCATTTACTCTGGCTATACCACCGCTCAAGGCTACGCGGTCCTTTTTGAAGACGGTAAAATTCTGGATCTGGTCCAAGCCGATGAGATTCCCGAAGACGCGACTGTATTGGACGCCCAGGGCGGTATTATCTGCCCCGGCTTTGTAGACTTGCAGGTGAACGGCGGCGGCGGCGTGTATTTCACCCAATACCCTACCCAGGAGAGCCTTAACACCATCAAAGACGCGCACCTGCAATTTGGCACCACCAGCTTTCTGCCCACCGTTATCTCAGCGTTTCAGGACCGGATCCTGGAGACCATTGCCGCCGTGCGGCAAGCCATGCAGGAAGACCCCAACACGTATCTAGGCATGCACCTGGAAGGACCGTTTTTCAGCCCGGAAAAGCCTGGCGCCCATGACACGGCCTGCATCAGGACCGCTACCCATGAGGAGCTGGACGTGCTGCTGGAAGCCGGATATGACGTGATCAAATACCTGACCCTGGCCCCCGAATGCGTGGAGGAAAGCATTTTACAGCGGCTGGCCCAGACGGGCATCGTGCTTTCAGCGGGACACAGCATGGCTACCTTTGACCAGGCTCTGCAGTTCTTCCAGCAGGGCATCACGTCCGTTACCCATCTCTACAACGCCATGTCGGGTATAGATACCAAGCAACCCGGGCTGGCAGCCGCTACCCTGGACTATGGCCAAGCCTGGACCAGTATTATTGTAGACGGAGAGCACTGCCACCCCTACGCCGTACGGCTGGCCAAAAAGATGCTGGGCCAGAAACTGCACCTGGTCTCAGACTGCGCCGCCTGCGTGGGCTCAGACATTCCCTTCACCGACTTCGGCAATTTTAAAGCCTACTACCGCAATGGCCGCTGCGAGACCGAAGACGGCCGCCTGGCCGGTTCTGCCCTCACTATGTTACAGGCGGTGCAGAACACCGTGAAAATGGTAGGCCTAGAGCTGGATGAGGCTTTGCGCATGGCTACCTTGTACCCCGCCCAGGTCTTGAACATGGAAGACCGCATTGGGCAGTTGGTGCCGGGCGCCGTGGCGAATCTGCTGGTGCTGAATCAGGAACTTGAGTTGCAGCAGGTGTGGGTAGACGGGGAGGCGGTGACTCTTCAGAAAAAGCAATAA